CCCGTGCGGCGCATCGACGGCGCGCGCGGCGACCGCAACCTGGTCTGCTCGTGCCCGCCCGTCGAGGCGTTCGAGCAGTGAGCGTCCCGTCGACCGTCCGACCCGAGGAGCGCATGTGACCCGGCTGTCCCCCCTGCACGACGAGCACGTCGCCCTGGGCGCCGCGCTGACCGACTTCGCGGGCTGGCAGATGCCCCTGCGCTACGGCTCGGACGTCGCGGAGCACACCGCGGTGCGCACGGCCGCGGGTCTGTTCGACCTGTCCCACATGGGTGAGCTCGAGCTGTCCGGGCCGGGTGCGGGCGATGCGCTCGACCGCGCGCTCGTCGGGAACCTGTCCGCGCTCGCGGTGGGCCGCGCGCGTTACACGATGATCTGCGCACCCGACGGCGGCGTGCTCGACGACCTCGTGGTCTACCGCCTCGAGGACGAGCGCTACCTCGTCGTCGCGAACGCCTCGAACGTCGCGGTGGTGCGTGACGCGCTGACCGAGCGACTCGCGGGCCGGCCCGACGCCACGCTCGAGGACCGGTCCGAGCAGACCGCGCTGATCGCGGTGCAGGGCCCGCTCGCCGAGCAGGTGGTGGGGGGCCTGGTGCCCGAAGCGACCGAGGCCCAGGCGGTGCGGGAGCTGCGGTACTACGCCGCGGTCCGCGCGACCGTGCAGGGGATCGACGCGCTCGTGGCCCGTACGGGCTACACGGGCGAGGACGGGTTCGAGCTGTTCGTGCCCGCCGACGAGGCCCCCGCGCTGTGGCGTGCGGTGCTCGCCGCGGGCGCGCCGCTGGGACTGGTGCCCGCGGGCCTGTCCGCGCGCGACTCGCTCCGGCTCGAGGCCGGCATGCCCCTGTACGGCAACGAGCTGGACCGGACCACCACCCCGCACGACGCGGGGCTCGGCCGGGTCGTCAGGCTCGACAAGGTCGACCGCGACGGGATGCCGCTGCCGTTCGTCGGCCGCGACGCGCTCGAGGCGCGTGCGCATGCGACGCCCGCGCGCACGCTCGTGGGCCTGCAGGGCCTGACGCGCCGTGCCGCGCGCCACGGCTACGACGTCGTCACCACCGGGGGCACGGTCGTCGGGACGGTCACGTCCGGCGCCCCGTCACCCACGCTCGGGCACCCCGTGGCGATGGCGTACGTGACGCCCGAGGTCGCCGCCGAGGGCACCGACCTGGCCGTTGACGTGCGCGGTCGGCACGAGGCCGTCCGGGTGGTCCCACTTCCCTTCTACCGCCGCGCGCGGTAGACCTCCCCTAGAGACACCGAGAGACGGAGCACCTCATGGCTGATCTGCCGCCCGACCTGCAGTACACGCTCGAGCACGAGTGGCTCGCGCAGGGCACCCCGTCGACCGTCGGCATCACGTCGGTCGCGGCCGAGGCGCTCGGCGACATCGTCTACCTCGAGCTGCCCGCGGTGGGCGAGACGATCACCGCCGGGGCCGTCGTCGGCGAGATCGAGTCGACCAAGTCGGTCTCCGAGCTGTACTCCCCGGTCACCGGCACGGTGGTCGAGGTCAACACCGCCGCGGTCGACGACCCGTCGGTGGTCAACACCGATCCGTACGGCGCCGGCTGGCTCCTCAAGGTCGAGGTGACCGAGGCCGGGCCGCTGATGTCAGCCGAGGAGTACGCCGCGCACGCGGCGGGCTGAGGGGCCGCCGGGCGGGGTGGAACCCGTCGGGCGGGCAGGGGCACGGCAGTTCGGAGTGTGGTGCGGCGTGCGCGAGCACGCCCGTCCGGTCGACCGGGTGAAACGGTCGACCCCCGAGGGTCCGGGGTATCAGGCCGGACCCGAACCGCTCATTGAGGGGCGCAGCTGGTGCCGCGCACCGTCCGAGAGAGACCCGGGAAAAGAAGTTCGGAAACCCGCGTCATGGGTCGTCACCCGGTCCCTCTCATCCGACGAAGCGCGCACCACTGGCACCTGGCCAGGTCGCCCGGTGCGCCGCCCGAACGGAGGACATCATGAGCATGCTGGACAGCCACGGGACCGTGACGGTCACCGAGAGCCTCACCCGTCGCGAGCGCGTGGTGCTCGCGGAGCTGGCGGAGGACGTCACCCTCGAGGAGATCGCGACGCGTCTGTTCGTCACCCGCAACACCGTCAAGTCGCAGGTCCGCAGCGTCTACCGCAAGATCGGCGCGTCGACCCGCGCGGAGGCGGTCGCCTGGGCCGTCGCGCACGGGATCCGCTGAGGCCGACGCTGCACCCGACGCCCCACCCGCGCCGCACGGACCTCGCCCCCCCACGCGAACCGCCCGGCACGCACCCGCGGGACCTGCACCCGCGCACCCGCCCCCACCTGACCAGCCGCGCCGCCCACGACGACGAAGCCGCGCACGGCACGACGAACGGCCCGCCCCATCGCCGGGGCGGGCCGTTCCGCCGTTCGTCGTCGGCGGGGGTGGTGCGGGCCTGGCACACTCGCGCCATGTCACCTGTGCTCGTCGTCGCGGCCGCGATCGTGGACGACCTCGACCGGCCCGACGAGCTGCTCGCGGCGCGGCGGGCGACCCCCGCGAGCCTTGCCGGGAGGTGGGAGTTCCCCGGCGGGAAGGTGGACGGCGACGAGACGCCCGAGGCCGCGCTGCACCGCGAGATCCGCGAGGAGCTGGGCGTGCGCATCGCGCTGGGTGCCGAGGTCGTCGGGCCCGACGAGGGGATGTGGCGGCTCTCGGAGAAGTACGTCATGCGGCTGTGGTGGGCCGAGCTGGTCGCGGGAGTGCCCGAGCCGCTCGTGGAGCATGACGCGCTGCGCTGGTTGCCGCGCTCCCGCTGGCTGGACGTGCCGTGGCTCGACGCCGACGTGCGCATCGTGGAGCACCTCGACGGCCTCTGACCTGGTGGTTCAGCCGTGGGCGAACGGCATCACGGCGCGATCGCCGCGATGCGGCGCACCGCCTCGGTGAGGATCGCGGGGGACGTGGCGATGTTGAGCCGGACGTGTCCGGCCCCCGGCGCCCCGAACGTCGGACCGGGGTTCACCGCCACGCGCGCCTCGCGCAGCAGCACGCGGGCCGGGTCCTCGACGCCCGGCAGCACCGCGCGCAGGTCCAGCCACGCGAAGTAGGTGCCCGCGCCGGGCGTCCACCGAGCGCCCGGCAGGTGTTCGTCGAGCAGCGCGCGCAGGTGCACCCGATTGCCGCGCAGCTCGGTCAGCACCTGGTCCAGCCACGGCCCGCCCTCGCGCAGCGCCGCGCAGTGTGCGACCACCGGCACGTGCCCCACGCCGTGCTCCACCAGCTCGTCGATGCGTGCCAGGTCCGCCACCGCATCCGACCCCGGCACGGCCACGGCCGCCTTGAGGCCCGCCAGGTGGAACGCCTTCGAGGCCGAGTGCAGCGCGATCGCGTGCGGGATCACCGTGGTCGCGGGCGTGAACGAGCCGTCGAGCGTGAGCGGTGCGTGCACCTCGTCGACCACCACGCGGACCCCGTGCCGGACGGCGAGCTCGCCGACCGCGCGCAGCTCGTCGGACGTGTGGACCGTGCCGGTCGGGTTCTGCGGGTGGCACAGCAGGAACGCCGCGGGTCGGCCGCCCGCCGTCGCCGTGCCGAACGCCGCCTCGAGCGCGGCCAGGTCCAGCCGGTGGTCCGCACCGAGCGGTGCCTCGATCACGTGCCGGCCCGCGCGGCGCAGGTACGCCCAGAACGGCGGGTACACGGGTGGGTTCACGACGACCGCGTCGCCCGGGCCGGTCAGCAGGCCGACCATCTCGACGACGCCCGCCATGATCTCCGGCACCAGCCGCATGGCCGACGGCTGGGTGGTCCAGCCCCAGCGACGCTGCGCGAACCCCGCGAACGCCTCCTGGTAGGCCGTGCCCACCGGGTAGCCGGTGTCGCCGCGGCGGACGGCGTCGCTGACCGCCCGGACCACGGGCTCGCACACCTCGACGTCCATCTCGGCGACCCACAGCGGGAGCACGTCCTCGGGGTACTGCCGCCACTTGGCGCTGGTCCGGGTGCGGAGCTCCGTCACCGGCACGTCGAAGATCGCCACCCCCCGACGCTACCCGCCCCATCCCACCCCCCGACCTGGCGGTCATCTACCAGTTCGGCGACGGGAACGGCGCGGGCCCCCCACCCCACCCCGCCGACCTGGCGGATAACTACCAGTTCGGCGAGGGGGAAGGGTCGGGTTCGCCCACCCCGCGCCGCCGACCTGGCGGATAACTGCCAGGTCGGCGAGGGGGAGGGTGGGGCGTCAGAGGGTGGTGCGGACAGCCTGGGTGGCCGCGAGCATGTGCTCGAGGCTCGCCGTGGTCTCCTCGTAGCGGCGGGTCTTGAGGCCGCAGTCGGGGTTGACCCACAGCTGGTCGACCGCGATGGCCTTGACCGCACCGCTGAGAAGGTCGGTGATCTCCTCGACCGACGGGACGCGCGGGGAGTGGATGTCGTACACGCCCGGGCCGACCGCGCGCGGGTAGCCCGCGGCCGCGATGTCCTCGACGATCTCCATCTTCGAGCGGGCCGCCTCGATGGACGTCACGTCGGCGTCGAGGCCGTCGATCGCGCCCATGATCTGGCCGAACTCGGAGTAGCACAGGTGCGTGTGGATCTGGGTGTCCGGACGCACGCCGGCCGTCGAGAGCCGGAACGAGCGCACCGACCAGTCGAGGTAGTCCGCGTGGTCGGCCGCGCGCAGCGGGAGCAGCTCGCGCAGCGCGGGCTCGTCGACCTGGATGATCGCGATGCCCGCGGCCTCGAGGTCGGCGATCTCGTCGCGCAGCGCGAGGCCCACCTGGTTGGCGGTCTCACGCAGCGGCTGGTCGTCGCGCACGAAGCTCCACGCCAGGATCGTGACCGGGCCCGTGAGCATGCCCTTGACGGGCTTGCTGGTCAGCGACTGCGTGTACGTGGTCCAGTCGACCGTGATCGGCCTGGGCCGCGACACGTCGCCCCACAGGATCGACGGGCGCGTGCACCGCGAGCCGTAGGACTGCACCCAGCCGTTCTCGGTGACCGCGAAGCCGTCCAGGTTCTCGGCGAAGTACTGCACCATGTCGTTGCGCTCGGGCTCGCCGTGCACCAGCACGTCCAGGCCGATGCGCTCCTGCAGCTCGACGACGCGGCGGATCTCCGCCTTCATCTCGTCGGTGTACTGCTCGTCCGTGAGCTCGCCCTTGCCGTGCGCGGCGCGCGCCTTGCGGATCTCGGGCGTCTGGGGGAACGAGCCGATCGTCGTGGTCGGCAGCGGCGGCAGGTTCAGGCGGGCGGCCTGCGCCTCCTTGCGGCCCTCGAACGCGCCGCGGTTGAACGCGTCCTCGGTCAGCGCGGCCGTGCGCTCGCGCACCTCGGGCCGGACGACGCCGGGTGCGCCGCGGCGGGAGGCGACCGCGTCGGCGGCCTCGAGCAGCTGCTCGTGGATCGCCTCACGGCCCTCGGTCAGGCCCTCGGCGAGCGTGACGACCTCGACCACCTTCTGGTCCGCGAACGCGAGCCACGTGGTGAGCGACGCGTCGAGGTTCGGCTCGTCGGCCGTGTCGTGCGGCACGTGGAACAGCGACGTGGACGTGCCGACCGTGACGGCGGCCGCGCCCAGCACCTCGAGCTGCTCCAGGATCTGGAGCTTGGCGTCCAGGTCCGCGCGCCAGATGTTGTGGCCGTCGATCACGCCCGCGACGAGCGTCTTGGTCTCGAGGCCCGGCACGGCCTGCGTGGGCACCGCACCCTTGACCAGGTCCAGGCCGATCGCCTCGACGTCCGTGGCCGCGAGCACCGGAAGCGCCGCGTCCAGGTCGCCGTAGGGAGCGGCGACGAAGATCGCGGGGCGCTGCGGGCGCGTGAGCTCGGTCGCGAGTGCGCGGTACGCCTCGACGGTCGCCGCGAGCAGGCGCTCGACCGGCACGTCGATGCTCTCCGAGACGAGCGCGGGCTCCTCGAGCTGCACCCACGTGGCACCCGCGGCCGCGAGGTCGCGCAGCAGGTCCGCGTAGACCGGCAGCAGGTCGGGCAGGCGGTCGATGGGCAGGAAGCCCTCGGGCGCGCCCTCGGTCGCCTTGGCCAGTGCGAGGTACGTGACGGGGCCGACGAGCACGGGCCGCGTCAGCACGCCGTCGGCGAGCGCCTCGACGAACTCCGCGACCGGACGCGTGCCGGCGTAGCGGAACTCCGTCTCGGGGCCGATCTCGGGGACCAGGTAGTGGTAGTTGGTGTCGAACCACTTGGTCATCTCGAGCGGGAGGTCGTCGCCGCGGCCGCGCGCCACGGTCGAGTAGCCGGCCAGGTCCAGGCCGCCGTCCTCGTCGAGCAGGTCCGCGAACCGCGCGGGGATCGCGCCGACGACCGCGCTCGCGTCGAGCACGTGGTCGTAGAACGAGAACGCGCTGGGGATGGCCGGCACGTCGGTCGGCAGGCCCAGCTCGGCCAAGCGGTTCCGGGTACGACGACGCAGCTGCGCGGCCGTCGCCTCGACCTCCTCGGCCGTGGACCGGCCGGCCCAGAAGGCCTCGATGGCCTTCTTGAGCTCGCGGCGCGGCCCGATGCGCGGGTAGCCGAGCACGGAGCCGGTCGGGAACTGCGGGGTCTCGCTCATCAGGGTCCAGCCTTCGCGTGTCGTGGTGGTGCGGTGGTCGGTGCTGCGGCGGTCGCTCAGCGGCGGGTCGCGCCGTCCAGGTGCGCGCCCTCGAGCAGGTCGAGCGCGGCCTCGTGCGTGTTGTACGTGTAGACGTGGACGCCGGGGGCCCCGCCGTCCAGGATCCCGTTGATCAGGTCCACGCCCGCGCGGATCCCGCGGCGGTGCCGCTCGAGCTCGTCGTCGGCCGCGCCCAGGTGGTCCAGCAGGTCCCGCGGTACCGGCACGCCCGTGAGCTCCTGCACGCGCAGCAGCCGGGCGGGGTCCGTGGTCGGGATGATGCCGGGGATGATCGGGATCACCACGCCGGCCGCGCGCGCCTCGGCCACCAGGCCCAGGTACGCCTCGGCGTCGTAGAACACCTGCGTGATCGCGAAGTCGGCGCCGGCCTCCTGCTTCGCCAGGAGCGACGCGACGTCCTGCGCACGCGTCCCGCCGGTCGCG
The Cellulomonas gilvus ATCC 13127 DNA segment above includes these coding regions:
- the gcvT gene encoding glycine cleavage system aminomethyltransferase GcvT, coding for MTRLSPLHDEHVALGAALTDFAGWQMPLRYGSDVAEHTAVRTAAGLFDLSHMGELELSGPGAGDALDRALVGNLSALAVGRARYTMICAPDGGVLDDLVVYRLEDERYLVVANASNVAVVRDALTERLAGRPDATLEDRSEQTALIAVQGPLAEQVVGGLVPEATEAQAVRELRYYAAVRATVQGIDALVARTGYTGEDGFELFVPADEAPALWRAVLAAGAPLGLVPAGLSARDSLRLEAGMPLYGNELDRTTTPHDAGLGRVVRLDKVDRDGMPLPFVGRDALEARAHATPARTLVGLQGLTRRAARHGYDVVTTGGTVVGTVTSGAPSPTLGHPVAMAYVTPEVAAEGTDLAVDVRGRHEAVRVVPLPFYRRAR
- the gcvH gene encoding glycine cleavage system protein GcvH is translated as MADLPPDLQYTLEHEWLAQGTPSTVGITSVAAEALGDIVYLELPAVGETITAGAVVGEIESTKSVSELYSPVTGTVVEVNTAAVDDPSVVNTDPYGAGWLLKVEVTEAGPLMSAEEYAAHAAG
- a CDS encoding helix-turn-helix domain-containing protein, producing MSMLDSHGTVTVTESLTRRERVVLAELAEDVTLEEIATRLFVTRNTVKSQVRSVYRKIGASTRAEAVAWAVAHGIR
- a CDS encoding (deoxy)nucleoside triphosphate pyrophosphohydrolase, whose protein sequence is MSPVLVVAAAIVDDLDRPDELLAARRATPASLAGRWEFPGGKVDGDETPEAALHREIREELGVRIALGAEVVGPDEGMWRLSEKYVMRLWWAELVAGVPEPLVEHDALRWLPRSRWLDVPWLDADVRIVEHLDGL
- a CDS encoding MalY/PatB family protein; the encoded protein is MAIFDVPVTELRTRTSAKWRQYPEDVLPLWVAEMDVEVCEPVVRAVSDAVRRGDTGYPVGTAYQEAFAGFAQRRWGWTTQPSAMRLVPEIMAGVVEMVGLLTGPGDAVVVNPPVYPPFWAYLRRAGRHVIEAPLGADHRLDLAALEAAFGTATAGGRPAAFLLCHPQNPTGTVHTSDELRAVGELAVRHGVRVVVDEVHAPLTLDGSFTPATTVIPHAIALHSASKAFHLAGLKAAVAVPGSDAVADLARIDELVEHGVGHVPVVAHCAALREGGPWLDQVLTELRGNRVHLRALLDEHLPGARWTPGAGTYFAWLDLRAVLPGVEDPARVLLREARVAVNPGPTFGAPGAGHVRLNIATSPAILTEAVRRIAAIAP
- the metE gene encoding 5-methyltetrahydropteroyltriglutamate--homocysteine S-methyltransferase; this translates as MSETPQFPTGSVLGYPRIGPRRELKKAIEAFWAGRSTAEEVEATAAQLRRRTRNRLAELGLPTDVPAIPSAFSFYDHVLDASAVVGAIPARFADLLDEDGGLDLAGYSTVARGRGDDLPLEMTKWFDTNYHYLVPEIGPETEFRYAGTRPVAEFVEALADGVLTRPVLVGPVTYLALAKATEGAPEGFLPIDRLPDLLPVYADLLRDLAAAGATWVQLEEPALVSESIDVPVERLLAATVEAYRALATELTRPQRPAIFVAAPYGDLDAALPVLAATDVEAIGLDLVKGAVPTQAVPGLETKTLVAGVIDGHNIWRADLDAKLQILEQLEVLGAAAVTVGTSTSLFHVPHDTADEPNLDASLTTWLAFADQKVVEVVTLAEGLTEGREAIHEQLLEAADAVASRRGAPGVVRPEVRERTAALTEDAFNRGAFEGRKEAQAARLNLPPLPTTTIGSFPQTPEIRKARAAHGKGELTDEQYTDEMKAEIRRVVELQERIGLDVLVHGEPERNDMVQYFAENLDGFAVTENGWVQSYGSRCTRPSILWGDVSRPRPITVDWTTYTQSLTSKPVKGMLTGPVTILAWSFVRDDQPLRETANQVGLALRDEIADLEAAGIAIIQVDEPALRELLPLRAADHADYLDWSVRSFRLSTAGVRPDTQIHTHLCYSEFGQIMGAIDGLDADVTSIEAARSKMEIVEDIAAAGYPRAVGPGVYDIHSPRVPSVEEITDLLSGAVKAIAVDQLWVNPDCGLKTRRYEETTASLEHMLAATQAVRTTL